The nucleotide window AATTTCAGTGATATCTCCCAGATCCAGACTGATGTTGTCAAATTCAAGGTGATCAATGTTTTTAATGCTACCAGTTGATTCATTGTCCACAATAACCACTTCATTATCCTGGCATAGTTCCTCCACCAGGTGTGATCCAATGAAACCAAGTCCTCCTGTCACTGCAACTTTTTTATTCTTCATTTCAACGCCTTTTTAAAATATTTTTAGTTGGAATTCTTACAATTGGTTAAATCTGTCTAGATCAATACCCCTTAACATTAACCAAGAGAAAGACTGATCTGTAAATATTATTAGTATCGGGTAGTTTGTAAAGGTCAAATTCCAGTTTATACTGACCAGTAGTAGAAGCTGTAAAATTATATGTTATTTCTTTTTTTTCTCCATTTTTAAGAGAAACATTTTCTTCTTTCAGCAGAGTATTGTTCCGTTTTATCTTGAGGAGATAGTTGGAATTTAAATGTTCAGTATTAACTATGCCTATAAGAACGTTTCCCTTATCCCCAATGGTTAAGTTGGTTGGATAATCTCCGGCACTTCCATTACTGTTTAAAATGTAAAATTCAGTGAAACCTTTACTTTCAACTGGATTTGAGATTATGTAAACCACTCCTATCACTCCAATGATAAGGATGATCAGTATTATAATTGATAGAGTTTTATCAAAGTCCATTATGACTACTTCCAGTTACTGTTTTTGAATATTGAATGTTAAATCTATTAGTTACATAATAAATAATCTAATGATATTTCTATTATCGTATAGAGTCTTTTCTATTGTCGTATAAAGTCTCAATCCCGTATAAAAATTTACCAGAACATGATATTCTGTACTTCATTTATGCGTTATCTTATAAAAACTATATTTTGATATATAAATTGCTTTTTGATATTATAAATTGCTGGTTTTTTTAACTGATTCAGAATCTAAAAATCTCATAGATCTGTAAATTAATTGATTCCTAAAATCCCAAAAAATAGAAAAATGAATTCTGGTTTAAACCAGAAATTCTTTAAAAAATCAAGTTCTTGCTTCGTTGAAAATTGCAGTAGCCATTTGTGTTATATCTCCATTACACACCAAGTAATCAAATCCATGACTGGTCATGAATTGATCTGGATTGTTTAATCCATCAGTCCATTCATGTTTGGAATTATAACCCCAATCAGGTAGATAAGTACTGAATGTATCATCATGGGCTCTTGGGAGGAAGTTCACACCACTATTGTAAGCTTTTGTGGGTAAATTGTTTATATCCCATCCACCATTTTCAGTGGTCCAGATGGAATAAACTTCCCTGCTTCCTTTTATTCCCTGATAATAACTTCCAGCCATTGCGTAGATTGTTCCAGCACATGCTCCCCCATAGATGTCCACCACTAATGCATTGTCTTGCACAGAACTGGATCTAAGAACAGCATTTTGCGTGTCCGGACCTACACCAAATACATTGGCATCCGCTCCCCAACTTCTTAAAAGGGCAACTATTGCGTTGAGTCGATTGTAATCTGCATCCAGTGAATCTGATATGCGGTCACTGGTAATCCAAATAGGTTTACATAAACTTTTAACTGTAGCAGTTGCGGGTAAGGAGTTACTGGAGTAATATGTGGCCAAAATTTGGTTGAAAAGATATATCTGGGATTGGTAGCTGATTTTCCCCAGTCCAATAGTTCCATAGGGTGGGGCCTGGTGGTTTTGGTTAATATAACCTACGATTCTCTGGGCAAAGTCAACGTATTCTGAAATACTCAGGGTACCAGCAGTCAATTGTTCTTCACTGTAACTGGGAACTGTCACTTTTTGCAGTGCTATTGTTGCGGTATTTTTGTTTTTAAGTTGCACAGTAGCCATAGTTATTAAATATAGGTACTGTCCCATATTCACTGGAACATTGGCCACTTCTAAATAGCTGGGTAAATGTTTATACGTATCCATGTAACTCTCAATAGAATTTGCCGAAGCTAAAATTTCATCCAGAGTAAAAGCACTGGGTGGTGTTTCCATTAGAGGGATATTATCAGAACACCAGCTTTTTACAACCGCAATATCAGGTAAACAATGATTGGTGTTGTAAGAACTTAAAATACGACTGTAAAGATAAACCTGAGATTGGTAACCGACTTTACCAAGACCTACTAATCCGTAAGCCGGGGCGTTACTGTTACCATTCATGAAATTACTGATACGCTGCGCCAGATCAACATACTCATCTTTGAATAAAACACCACTAACTAAATCCTCAACACTGGAACTAGGTGCTAGATCAGTAGCAATTAACAATATTGGAGAATTATCATTATTGTTCAATTGTACTGTGGCCTGCGTAGCCAGGTGTAAGAATTGGGCAATGCTGACTGTTTTTCCACCGACTATTACCGAACTGGGTATTGTTTTCGTGGATTCTATGGTAGTTTTCAGGATAGCTGCTGCTGCTGCGATTTGTGATGGTGTAAAAGTGGTAGTGGGTGTTTCTACAATTGGTATGTTTTCATTGGTCCATGCTTTAACCGTTACTGTGGTGGGTAATGTTCCGTTGGAGTTGTACATTGTTAATATTCGTGTGAATAGGTATACTTGTGATTGGTAACTGATTTGTCCTTGGTTTATGTATCCGTAGGGTGGTGCTTGTTTGTTGTTTTGGATGTATTCTGTTATTCGGTTGGCGAAATCTACGTAGCTGGCTGTGTTTAGTGTTCCGGTGGTTAGGCTTTCGCTGCTGGTGGTTGGTACTGAATAGTCTTCGATTTTGATTGTGGTAGTGGTTGGTTTTCCGTTGTTGAGTAGTATGGTGGCTTGGGTGGCCATGTATAAGAATTGTGCCATGTTGAATGTGTTTGTTCCTATGGTGATTGTGTTTGGTAGTTTTTCGTTGGTTTCTATTTGTGTTTTTACTGTTTGGGCTGCACTTAGTATTTCGGCTATTGTTACTGTTGTTGTGCTTGGTTCTTTTATTGGTATGTTTTCATTGGTCCATGCTTTAACCGTTACTGTGGTGGGTAATGTTCCGTTGGAGTTGTACATTGTTAATATTCGTGTGAATAGGTATACTTGTGATTGGTAACTGATTTGTCCTTGGTTTATGTATCCGTAGGGTGGTGCTTGTTTGTTGTTTTGGATGTATTCTGTTATTCGGTTGGCGAAATCTACGTAGCTGGCTGTGTTTAGTGTTCCGGTGGTTAGGCTTTCGCTGCTGGTGGTTGGTACTGAATAGTCTTCGATTTTGATTGTGGTAGTGGTTGGTTTTCCGTTGTTGAGTAGTATGGTGGCTTGGGTGGCCATGTATAAGAATTGTGCCATGTTGAATGTGTTTGTTCCTATGGTGATTGTGTTTGGTAGTTTTTCGTTGGTTTCTATTTGTGTTTTTACTGTTTGGGCTGCACTTAGTATTTCGGCTATTGTTACTGTTGTTGTGCTTGGTTCTTTTATTGGTATGTTTTCATTGGTCCATGCTTTAACCGTTACTGTGGTGGGTAATGTTCCGTTGGAGTTGTACATTGTTAATATTCGTGTGAATAGGTATACTTGTGATTGGTATCCTATTTTTCCAGGGCCGATAAGTCCGTAAGGGGCTGCTTGCTGGTTGTTGTTCATGTAGTCGTTTAGTCTTTGGGCGAAGTCGAGATAGTCGTTTTGGGTAAGGGTACCGGTGTTCAACTGTTCCTGGGTGTATGATGGTGCTTGGTCATTTTTAAGAAGTATGGGATTGTTATTGTTATTTTTTAACTGTGTTATTGCTGTTATGGCCAGGTGTAGGAATTGTGCGGTGTTGATGGTTGTTCCGTTGATGGTTACGGTGTTGGGTATTGTTTTGGTGGTTTCTATAATATTTTGTAGGTTGGTTGCGGTTTGGATGATCTGTGTAGGTGTGAATGTGGTCGGTGGTGTGTAAGGTATGGGTATGTTGTTGGGTGTGAATGGTTTTATGGTTACTGCAAGTGGTAGGCTTCCTGTGCTGTTGTAGATGGCTAGTATTCTTGCGAAGAGGTATACTTGTGATTGGTATCCTATTTTTCCGGGGCCAATGTATCCGTAGGGTGGGGCTTGCTGGTTGTTGTTCATGTAGTCGTTTAGCCTTTGGGCGAAGTCAAGGTAGTCGTTTTTGGTGAGTGTGCCGGTGTTGAGCTGTTCTTCAATGTTTTTTGGGGCTTGGTCATTTTGTAGTGTTATGGGTGTGTTGTTATTGTTTTGTAGTTGGCTGGTGGCTTCTGTGGCTAAATGGAGATACTGGGCTGTGCTGACGGTTTGGTTACCTATTGTTACGTTATTTGGTAGGTTATCGTTGGTTTCGATCTGTTTTTGAACTGCAACTGAAGCATTTGCGATTTCACTGGGAGTAAAACTGGTGGTATTGGTAGAATTAGCTGCCGAAACTGCACTGACACTGGAAACAAACAAAATTCCTATGAATAACGTCAAACACAAGAGTCTCTTAATATTAGCATTATTGAAAATTTTAACGCCTCCATCTTGCAAAAAATTTAA belongs to uncultured Methanobacterium sp. and includes:
- a CDS encoding DUF1616 domain-containing protein, producing the protein MDFDKTLSIIILIILIIGVIGVVYIISNPVESKGFTEFYILNSNGSAGDYPTNLTIGDKGNVLIGIVNTEHLNSNYLLKIKRNNTLLKEENVSLKNGEKKEITYNFTASTTGQYKLEFDLYKLPDTNNIYRSVFLLVNVKGY